In Fusarium oxysporum f. sp. lycopersici 4287 chromosome 2, whole genome shotgun sequence, a genomic segment contains:
- a CDS encoding hypothetical protein (At least one base has a quality score < 10): MKLSIVAFLAAVRLLLLLPLLPKDYGSHDGHHDEGKKGNKVHKGNKGDEHGHGHKGNKGDEHEHGQKGSKGDEHEHGQKGNKGDEHEHGQKGSKGSKYGHNNGH; the protein is encoded by the exons atgaagctATCTATTGTCGCTTTCCTAGCTGCTGTCCGGCTACTATTGCTGCTCCCGCTGCTGCCC AAGGACTATGGTAGCCATGATGGCCATCATGATGAGGGCAAAAAGGGCAACAAGGTCCACAAGGGCAACAAGGGCGATGAACATGGACATGGTCACAAGGGCAACAAGGGCGATGAACATGAACATGGTCAGAAGGGCAGCAAGGGCGATGAACATGAACATGGTCAGAAGGGCAACAAGGGCGATGAACATGAACATGGTCAGAAGGGCAGCAAGGGCAGCAAGTACGGCCATAACAATGGCCACTAA